In Nocardioides dokdonensis FR1436, the following are encoded in one genomic region:
- a CDS encoding IspD/TarI family cytidylyltransferase, with the protein MTAPTATVVVLGAGSGSRVGAGVNKVLLPLAGRPVLAWSVRAALATPGVGRVVVVAAPGELDEVADQLADQLPGDPAADPAAGDVPGVEVGLVEGGATRHASESQALRLLDADVGAGRTDVVVVHDGARPLASPDLFAAVITAARAHGGALPAAPVTGVLTRALRPAPADLVGVQTPQGFRAEALLESYRRADDDGFEGTDTAACFTRYAALPVVAVPSGPANLKVTWPEDLALAEELLARRP; encoded by the coding sequence GTGACCGCTCCCACCGCCACCGTGGTCGTCCTCGGCGCCGGGTCCGGGTCGCGCGTGGGCGCCGGGGTCAACAAGGTGCTCCTGCCGCTGGCCGGTCGCCCGGTCCTGGCCTGGTCGGTCCGCGCCGCCCTCGCCACCCCCGGCGTGGGCCGGGTCGTGGTGGTCGCCGCCCCCGGCGAGCTCGACGAGGTCGCCGACCAGCTGGCCGACCAGCTGCCAGGCGACCCGGCTGCCGACCCGGCTGCCGGCGACGTCCCCGGGGTCGAGGTCGGGCTCGTGGAGGGCGGCGCCACCCGGCACGCCTCCGAGTCGCAGGCGCTGCGGCTGCTGGACGCCGACGTCGGGGCCGGACGCACCGACGTGGTCGTGGTCCACGACGGCGCCCGCCCCCTCGCCTCACCCGACCTCTTCGCCGCGGTCATCACCGCGGCCCGCGCGCACGGCGGTGCGCTCCCGGCCGCCCCGGTGACCGGTGTGCTCACCCGCGCCCTGCGGCCCGCGCCCGCCGACCTCGTCGGCGTCCAGACCCCCCAGGGGTTCCGCGCCGAGGCGCTGCTGGAGTCCTACCGGCGCGCCGACGACGACGGCTTCGAGGGCACCGACACCGCCGCCTGCTTCACCCGGTACGCCGCCCTGCCGGTCGTCGCGGTCCCCTCCGGGCCGGCGAACCTCAAGGTCACCTGGCCCGAGGACCTCGCCCTCGCCGAGGAGCTGCTGGCGCGACGCCCCTGA
- the ispF gene encoding 2-C-methyl-D-erythritol 2,4-cyclodiphosphate synthase translates to MTETPQQPPEPATGGGFRVGIGTDVHRLSPGTAMHLAGLSWPEEDAGLEGHSDGDVAAHAACDALLSAAGLGDLGSNFGTAEPQWAGAAGVSLLAETARRVRAAGFTIGNVGVQVIGTRPRIGPRRAEAEAALSAAAGAPVSLSATTTDGLGLTGRGEGVAAIATALVSSR, encoded by the coding sequence GTGACCGAGACGCCGCAGCAGCCCCCCGAGCCCGCGACCGGCGGCGGGTTCCGCGTCGGGATCGGCACCGACGTGCACCGGCTCTCCCCGGGCACCGCGATGCACCTGGCGGGCCTGTCGTGGCCCGAGGAGGACGCCGGGCTGGAGGGTCACTCCGACGGTGACGTCGCCGCGCACGCCGCCTGCGACGCCCTGCTGTCCGCCGCCGGCCTGGGCGACCTCGGCTCCAACTTCGGCACCGCCGAGCCGCAGTGGGCCGGCGCCGCGGGCGTCAGCCTGCTCGCCGAGACCGCGCGGCGGGTCCGCGCGGCCGGGTTCACGATCGGCAACGTGGGCGTGCAGGTGATCGGCACCCGGCCCAGGATCGGCCCGCGTCGCGCCGAGGCCGAGGCGGCCCTCTCCGCCGCCGCCGGCGCCCCGGTCTCGCTCTCCGCCACCACCACCGACGGGCTCGGGCTGACCGGGCGCGGTGAGGGTGTCGCGGCGATCGCCACCGCACTGGTGAGCAGCCGGTGA
- a CDS encoding molybdopterin-dependent oxidoreductase gives MEARAGLWRLAGLVAGLAGLATSYTAAMVLTIRESPVVAIAEGVIRLTPGPVADFVIRFFGASNKALLLVMIFLIAGLVFAALGRAARTRWWVPLAGYSVLALLTAAAVIAQRGSTTVDLLPVVVGYLTWLLVLALLVAPLRRADRAADPAGVGGPVATEAPEPRTDAYGDGAATPQGRRTFLVRAVLVAGAAVAVAGAGKVLGTGRRAVEETRRLLRIEGAGLTPAPRGASLGLQAIAPWQTPNDEFYLIHTALVVPAIAPVDWSLRIHGMVEREIVLTYDDLLARERTEAWVTLNCVSNPVGGDLVGNALWTGVLTSELLAEAGVLDGADAVLQTSEDGWTCGTPLAALTDDRGAMLAVAMNGEALPIEHGFPVRTLVPGLYGYVSATKWVVDLEVTRFADFSAYWTQRGWGEQGPVKIASRIDVPRSGESLPAGKIAFGGVAWMQGTGVSAVEFSVDDGEWVPATLGKVPSADTWVQWAGTTDVAPGDHVVRVRATDADGNVQTDVERDVLPDGATGLDAVDFTATDTD, from the coding sequence GTGGAGGCGCGGGCAGGACTGTGGCGGCTGGCCGGGCTGGTGGCCGGCCTGGCGGGCCTGGCGACCAGCTACACCGCCGCGATGGTGCTCACGATCCGGGAGTCCCCGGTGGTCGCGATCGCCGAGGGCGTCATCCGGCTGACCCCCGGCCCGGTCGCCGACTTCGTGATCCGCTTCTTCGGTGCCTCGAACAAGGCGCTGCTCCTGGTGATGATCTTCCTGATCGCCGGGCTGGTCTTCGCCGCCCTCGGCCGCGCCGCCCGCACCCGCTGGTGGGTCCCGCTGGCCGGCTACTCCGTGCTGGCCCTGCTCACCGCGGCGGCCGTGATCGCCCAGCGCGGCTCGACCACCGTCGACCTGCTGCCCGTGGTAGTCGGCTACCTGACGTGGCTGCTCGTGCTGGCGCTGCTGGTCGCCCCGCTGCGCCGCGCCGACCGAGCGGCTGACCCCGCCGGCGTTGGCGGCCCCGTCGCGACCGAGGCCCCCGAGCCCCGGACCGACGCGTACGGCGACGGGGCCGCGACGCCGCAGGGGCGGCGTACGTTCCTGGTCCGCGCGGTGCTCGTGGCGGGCGCGGCGGTGGCCGTCGCCGGCGCGGGCAAGGTGCTGGGCACCGGTCGCCGCGCGGTGGAGGAGACCCGGCGGCTGCTGCGCATCGAGGGTGCCGGGCTGACCCCGGCGCCGCGGGGCGCCAGCCTGGGCCTGCAGGCCATCGCGCCGTGGCAGACCCCGAACGACGAGTTCTACCTGATCCACACCGCGCTCGTGGTGCCCGCGATCGCGCCGGTCGACTGGAGCCTGCGCATCCACGGGATGGTCGAGCGCGAGATCGTGCTGACCTACGACGACCTGCTGGCCCGCGAGCGCACCGAGGCGTGGGTGACGCTGAACTGCGTCTCCAACCCCGTCGGCGGCGACCTCGTCGGCAACGCGCTGTGGACCGGCGTGCTGACCTCCGAGCTGCTCGCCGAGGCCGGCGTCCTCGACGGCGCCGACGCGGTCCTGCAGACCTCCGAGGACGGCTGGACCTGCGGCACCCCGCTGGCCGCGCTCACCGACGACCGCGGAGCGATGCTCGCGGTGGCGATGAACGGGGAGGCGCTGCCGATCGAGCACGGCTTCCCGGTGCGCACCCTGGTGCCGGGGCTCTACGGCTACGTGTCGGCGACCAAGTGGGTCGTCGACCTCGAGGTGACCCGCTTCGCCGACTTCTCGGCGTACTGGACCCAGCGCGGGTGGGGTGAGCAGGGGCCGGTCAAGATCGCCTCGCGCATCGACGTGCCGCGCTCGGGGGAGAGCCTGCCGGCCGGGAAGATCGCCTTCGGCGGCGTGGCCTGGATGCAGGGCACCGGCGTCTCGGCGGTCGAGTTCTCCGTCGACGACGGCGAGTGGGTGCCCGCCACGCTCGGGAAGGTGCCCAGCGCCGACACGTGGGTGCAGTGGGCCGGCACCACCGACGTGGCGCCCGGCGACCACGTCGTGCGGGTGCGGGCCACCGACGCCGACGGCAACGTCCAGACCGACGTCGAGCGCGACGTGCTGCCCGACGGCGCCACCGGCCTCGACGCGGTCGACTTCACCGCGACCGACACCGACTAG
- a CDS encoding peptidase C39 family protein: protein MLRQVLPAAALALVATALSPAPTSYAADGGAQPPAARSASATGTAGRADVAARRGTTRKINHQAWDGSAQLKKGRFAAARVKRGRVFAQPAASTRSRALDGTSYTTSRWDGPWHRPGFSFTELIASWEAKTPGDSWIEVEVKGRAADGRRSSWDLMGRWASGDKYVERTTVSGQDDDLASVNVDTWRAPAGLVAYRLRVTLGRKAGASTKPPSLGMVGAMASRLPSGSVSASKPGVVSNAGGKVLAVPTYSQMIHQGHYAKWGNGGEAWCSPTSTSMVLGYYDALPSAKDRGWVPEGHPDPWVDHAARMTYDHGYDGTGNWPFNTAYAARQTGAAFVTRLRSMREVEQLVAADIPVVVSIAFGRGEISGTPISASNGHLLVVVGFTRDGDVVVNDPAGANNGAVRRTYDRGQLENAWLPRSGGTAYVITDADHPLPAPEKHSNW from the coding sequence GTGCTCCGACAGGTCCTCCCCGCCGCCGCGCTCGCCCTCGTGGCCACCGCGCTGTCCCCCGCCCCCACGTCGTACGCCGCCGACGGCGGCGCGCAGCCCCCTGCCGCCCGCAGCGCGAGCGCGACCGGCACCGCAGGGCGGGCCGACGTCGCCGCCCGCCGCGGCACCACGCGCAAGATCAACCACCAGGCCTGGGACGGGTCGGCGCAGCTGAAGAAGGGCCGCTTCGCCGCGGCCCGGGTCAAGCGCGGACGGGTCTTCGCGCAGCCGGCGGCCTCGACGCGCTCCCGCGCGCTGGACGGCACGTCGTACACGACCTCGCGCTGGGACGGCCCGTGGCACCGCCCCGGCTTCTCGTTCACCGAGCTGATCGCCTCGTGGGAGGCCAAGACGCCCGGGGACAGCTGGATCGAGGTCGAGGTCAAGGGCCGCGCCGCCGACGGGCGCCGCTCGTCGTGGGACCTGATGGGCCGCTGGGCCTCCGGCGACAAGTACGTCGAGCGCACCACCGTCTCGGGCCAGGACGACGACCTGGCCTCGGTCAACGTCGACACCTGGCGCGCCCCGGCCGGCCTGGTCGCCTACCGGCTCCGGGTCACCCTCGGGCGCAAGGCCGGCGCCTCCACCAAGCCCCCCAGCCTCGGCATGGTCGGCGCGATGGCCTCGCGACTCCCGTCGGGCTCGGTCAGCGCCTCCAAGCCCGGCGTCGTCAGCAACGCCGGCGGCAAGGTGCTCGCCGTGCCGACGTACTCGCAGATGATCCACCAGGGCCACTACGCCAAGTGGGGCAACGGCGGCGAGGCGTGGTGCTCGCCGACGTCGACCTCGATGGTGCTCGGCTACTACGACGCGCTGCCCAGCGCCAAGGACCGCGGCTGGGTGCCCGAGGGCCATCCCGACCCGTGGGTCGACCACGCGGCGCGGATGACCTACGACCACGGCTACGACGGCACCGGCAACTGGCCCTTCAACACCGCGTACGCCGCCCGCCAGACCGGCGCGGCGTTCGTGACCCGGCTGCGCAGCATGCGCGAGGTCGAGCAGCTCGTGGCCGCCGACATCCCGGTGGTCGTCTCGATCGCCTTCGGCCGCGGCGAGATCAGCGGCACGCCGATCAGCGCCTCCAACGGGCACCTGCTGGTGGTCGTCGGCTTCACCCGCGACGGCGACGTCGTGGTCAACGACCCCGCGGGCGCCAACAACGGCGCGGTGCGCCGCACCTACGACCGCGGCCAGCTCGAGAACGCGTGGCTGCCGCGCTCCGGCGGCACGGCGTACGTCATCACCGACGCCGACCACCCGCTGCCCGCACCGGAGAAGCACTCCAACTGGTGA
- the cysS gene encoding cysteine--tRNA ligase, which translates to MTFRLYDTATRDVRDFVPLHAGRASVYVCGLTVQSEPHVGHVRSAVNFDVLRRWLGHQGLEVTFIRNVTDIDDKILTKAAEQGRPWWNLAYDMKRELDRAYAALNVLPPSYEPAATGHVPEMIELIATLVERGHAYAAEDGSGDVYFDVRSWPSYGELTRQGLDDMEAAEDADPRGKRDPRDFALWKGWKKDSEPETAAWPSPWGPGRPGWHIECSAMAGKYLGAAFDIHGGGVDLRFPHHENEQAQSRAAGQQFASYWMHNAWITTAGEKMSKSLGNSLVIPAVLERFRGIELRYYMVAAHYRSHVEFSFEALEEAAVGFRRVEAFLERARAVVGDIPAGGMHCADFVAAMDDDLGTPAAVAAIFDVVREGNKLLADTTVDTAALRGNAASVRAMLDVLGLDPADPTWGGASSTDDQLTHAVDVLVAGLLDQRAAARAAKDFTSADAIRDRIKDAGIEVEDTPDGPKWSLINGR; encoded by the coding sequence GTGACCTTCCGGCTCTACGACACCGCCACGCGCGACGTCCGCGACTTCGTCCCCCTGCACGCAGGTCGGGCGAGCGTGTACGTCTGCGGCCTGACCGTGCAGTCGGAGCCGCACGTGGGACACGTGCGCTCGGCGGTCAACTTCGACGTGCTGCGCCGGTGGCTGGGCCACCAGGGCCTCGAGGTCACCTTCATCCGCAACGTCACCGACATCGACGACAAGATCCTCACCAAGGCCGCCGAGCAGGGCCGGCCGTGGTGGAACCTGGCCTACGACATGAAGCGCGAGCTCGACCGCGCGTACGCCGCCCTCAACGTGCTGCCGCCGAGCTACGAGCCGGCCGCGACCGGGCACGTGCCGGAGATGATCGAGCTCATCGCGACGCTCGTCGAGCGCGGGCACGCCTACGCCGCCGAGGACGGCTCCGGCGACGTCTACTTCGACGTCCGCTCCTGGCCGTCGTACGGCGAGCTGACCCGGCAGGGCCTCGACGACATGGAGGCCGCCGAGGACGCCGACCCGCGCGGCAAGCGCGACCCCCGCGACTTCGCGCTGTGGAAGGGTTGGAAGAAGGACTCCGAGCCCGAGACCGCGGCCTGGCCGTCCCCGTGGGGCCCGGGTCGCCCCGGCTGGCACATCGAGTGCTCGGCGATGGCCGGCAAGTACCTGGGCGCTGCCTTCGACATCCACGGCGGGGGCGTCGACCTGCGCTTCCCGCACCACGAGAACGAGCAGGCCCAGAGCCGCGCCGCGGGCCAGCAGTTCGCGTCGTACTGGATGCACAACGCCTGGATCACCACCGCCGGGGAGAAGATGAGCAAGTCGCTGGGCAACAGCCTGGTGATCCCCGCCGTCCTCGAGCGCTTCCGCGGCATCGAGCTGCGCTACTACATGGTCGCCGCGCACTACCGCAGCCACGTCGAGTTCAGCTTCGAGGCCCTCGAGGAGGCCGCGGTCGGATTCCGCCGCGTCGAGGCCTTCCTCGAGCGCGCCCGCGCCGTCGTCGGGGACATCCCCGCCGGCGGCATGCACTGCGCCGACTTCGTGGCCGCGATGGACGACGACCTCGGTACGCCGGCAGCGGTGGCCGCGATCTTCGACGTGGTGCGTGAGGGCAACAAGCTGCTCGCCGACACCACCGTGGACACCGCCGCCCTGCGCGGCAACGCCGCCTCCGTGCGCGCGATGCTCGACGTGCTCGGGCTCGACCCGGCCGACCCCACCTGGGGCGGCGCGAGCAGCACCGACGACCAGCTCACCCACGCCGTCGACGTCCTCGTCGCCGGCCTCCTCGACCAACGGGCCGCCGCCCGGGCCGCGAAGGACTTCACCAGCGCCGACGCGATCCGCGATCGCATCAAGGACGCCGGCATCGAGGTCGAGGACACCCCCGACGGACCGAAGTGGAGCCTCATCAATGGCCGGTAA
- the rlmB gene encoding 23S rRNA (guanosine(2251)-2'-O)-methyltransferase RlmB, producing MAGNSQRKGAIKKTGKGNPTAGSGGRVKRGLEGRGPTPKAKDREYHQAHHDAKRAEKNRPQSRGGSQKKRGSSDAEWIAGRNSVLEALREGVPVSAVYVAEGAERDGRLREVFALAADKGVSLLEVGRGELDRLTKGAVHQGLAARIPSYEYADPHDLILRAEEMGEPALIVMLDSVTDPRNLGAIVRSAAGFGAHGVVIPERRAAGMTASAWKTSAGAAARIPVAQTVNLNRQIKEYQDSGCMVVGLAADGEVALPDLDLATGPLVIVIGSEGNGLSRLVAENCDQLVSIPMANQLESLNAGVAASVTLYAIARARA from the coding sequence ATGGCCGGTAACTCCCAGCGCAAGGGCGCGATCAAGAAGACGGGCAAGGGCAACCCCACCGCCGGCTCCGGGGGCCGCGTCAAGCGCGGCCTCGAGGGCCGCGGCCCGACGCCGAAGGCCAAGGACCGCGAGTACCACCAGGCCCACCACGACGCGAAGCGTGCGGAGAAGAACCGCCCGCAGTCGCGCGGCGGGTCGCAGAAGAAGCGCGGCAGCAGCGACGCCGAGTGGATCGCCGGACGCAACTCGGTGCTCGAGGCGCTGCGCGAGGGCGTCCCGGTCAGCGCGGTGTACGTCGCCGAGGGCGCCGAGCGCGACGGCCGGCTGCGCGAGGTCTTCGCGCTGGCCGCCGACAAGGGCGTCAGCCTGCTCGAGGTCGGCCGCGGCGAGCTGGACCGGCTCACCAAGGGCGCGGTCCACCAGGGCCTGGCCGCCCGCATCCCCTCCTACGAGTACGCCGACCCGCACGACCTGATCCTGCGCGCCGAGGAGATGGGCGAGCCGGCCCTGATCGTGATGCTCGACTCGGTCACCGACCCCCGCAACCTCGGCGCGATCGTGCGCAGCGCGGCCGGGTTCGGCGCGCACGGCGTCGTCATCCCCGAGCGCCGCGCGGCCGGCATGACGGCCTCGGCCTGGAAGACCAGCGCCGGCGCCGCCGCGCGCATCCCGGTCGCCCAGACGGTGAACCTGAACCGCCAGATCAAGGAGTACCAGGACTCGGGCTGCATGGTCGTGGGCCTGGCCGCCGACGGCGAGGTGGCGCTGCCCGACCTCGACCTGGCCACCGGTCCGCTCGTGATCGTCATCGGCTCCGAGGGCAACGGGCTCTCGCGCCTGGTCGCGGAGAACTGCGACCAGCTGGTCTCGATCCCGATGGCCAACCAGCTGGAGTCCCTCAATGCCGGCGTCGCGGCCAGCGTGACCCTCTACGCGATCGCCCGTGCCCGCGCCTGA
- a CDS encoding metallophosphoesterase, with protein MPAPDPDVGVDPAAAAAGPAEEQDPRPAGKQGRGLLGHTVRGAVVLTVLAVWLGGSLLATGFLFLSSEREVSLASHDSVVRPTLSGQVELRTGPVLPDLRISARPPLGLPIGISVQLGKTEAASTGELAQRYALIASAPEGPEAKLRSAIVDMALDALLRGLVIGAVPVLVWVLLGQRRRRELLRRLPTPYGALVALLVLAMALGLWQPWTPADDAVAAAEDEREWVPLADFVGPGVPLPEEVEGVEIRADATTNQSRRLIESAINTYDKSQTFYAKAAEAAADLELRTPEEDEVVVTMVSDRHDNIQMDAVARAVGDTAGATGVLDGGDDTSTGASWEAFSLDSVSAAFDDVSRWGVAGNHDNGTFVADYLAKQGWKMLDGEVVEGPGGGTLLGVADPRSSGLGSWRDEGGLSFEEVGERLADAACEADEPIDTVLVHDANLASEALRRGCVELVVGGHLHVQEGPTPVVADTPAERRGDEADPGADTEPRTGYRFTMGTTGGAAYAIALGSKIRREAQVSLITYRDGRPVGIQTVNLQTNGVWVVDDYIELAELAPPPGQDPDDPPTDGPAPGPIAPGDGPDEGLDDGAPADPAGSSRARNPAAR; from the coding sequence GTGCCCGCGCCTGACCCGGACGTCGGGGTCGACCCGGCAGCCGCCGCCGCAGGTCCTGCCGAGGAGCAGGACCCGCGGCCGGCTGGGAAGCAGGGCCGCGGCCTGCTCGGGCACACCGTGCGCGGCGCGGTCGTGCTCACCGTCCTCGCGGTCTGGCTCGGCGGGTCGCTGCTCGCGACCGGCTTCCTCTTCCTCAGCAGCGAGCGCGAGGTCAGCCTGGCCAGCCACGACTCGGTGGTCCGCCCGACCCTGAGCGGGCAGGTCGAGCTGCGCACCGGCCCGGTGCTGCCCGACCTGCGGATCTCCGCCCGCCCCCCGCTCGGCCTCCCGATCGGCATCTCGGTGCAGCTGGGCAAGACCGAGGCGGCCAGCACCGGCGAGCTGGCCCAGCGCTACGCCCTCATCGCCTCCGCCCCCGAGGGACCCGAGGCCAAGCTCCGCTCGGCGATCGTGGACATGGCCCTCGACGCGCTGCTGCGCGGGCTGGTGATCGGCGCCGTGCCGGTGCTGGTGTGGGTGCTGCTGGGCCAGCGCCGACGACGCGAGCTGCTGCGCCGCCTGCCCACCCCGTACGGCGCGCTCGTGGCGCTGCTCGTCCTGGCGATGGCGCTCGGGCTCTGGCAGCCCTGGACGCCGGCCGACGACGCGGTCGCGGCCGCCGAGGACGAGCGCGAGTGGGTGCCGCTGGCCGACTTCGTCGGCCCCGGGGTGCCGCTGCCCGAGGAGGTCGAGGGCGTGGAGATCCGCGCCGACGCGACCACGAACCAGTCGCGGCGCCTCATCGAGTCGGCGATCAACACCTACGACAAGTCCCAGACGTTCTACGCCAAGGCCGCCGAGGCGGCTGCGGACCTCGAGCTGCGCACGCCCGAGGAGGACGAGGTCGTGGTGACGATGGTCAGCGACCGCCACGACAACATCCAGATGGACGCCGTGGCCCGCGCGGTCGGCGACACCGCCGGCGCGACCGGCGTCCTCGACGGCGGCGACGACACCTCCACGGGTGCGAGCTGGGAGGCCTTCTCGCTCGACTCGGTCTCCGCGGCGTTCGACGACGTCTCGCGCTGGGGCGTGGCCGGCAACCACGACAACGGCACCTTCGTCGCCGACTACCTGGCCAAGCAGGGCTGGAAGATGCTGGACGGCGAGGTCGTCGAGGGCCCCGGCGGCGGCACCCTGCTCGGCGTCGCCGACCCCCGCTCCAGCGGTCTGGGCAGCTGGCGCGACGAGGGAGGGCTGAGCTTCGAGGAGGTCGGCGAGCGGCTCGCCGACGCCGCCTGCGAGGCCGACGAGCCGATCGACACGGTCCTGGTGCACGACGCCAACCTGGCCTCCGAGGCACTGCGCCGCGGCTGCGTCGAGCTGGTCGTCGGCGGTCACCTGCACGTCCAGGAGGGTCCGACCCCGGTCGTGGCCGACACCCCCGCGGAGCGCCGCGGCGACGAGGCCGATCCGGGCGCGGACACCGAGCCGCGCACCGGGTACCGCTTCACGATGGGCACCACGGGCGGGGCGGCGTACGCGATCGCGCTGGGCTCCAAGATCCGCCGCGAGGCGCAGGTGAGCCTGATCACCTACCGCGACGGGCGCCCGGTGGGGATCCAGACCGTCAACCTGCAGACCAACGGCGTCTGGGTCGTCGACGACTACATCGAGCTCGCCGAGCTGGCACCGCCCCCGGGCCAGGACCCCGACGACCCGCCCACCGACGGCCCCGCACCGGGCCCGATCGCGCCCGGCGACGGACCCGACGAGGGCCTGGACGACGGGGCGCCGGCGGACCCGGCGGGCTCGTCCCGGGCCCGCAACCCCGCCGCTCGCTGA
- a CDS encoding aldehyde dehydrogenase family protein, translating to MSEHTESPDKLESMDPATGDVVGVHAVDDTASVDAAVARARASAGWWAGLGFDGRAEVLGQWRAVLTRRMAQLADVVHAETGKPHADAQLEIGLAIDHLAWIGSKAEKVLGRHRVSSGLLLANHSASVEYRPLGVVGVIGPWNYPVFTPMGSIAYALGAGNTVVFKPSELTPGVGVWLADSLREVVPDQHLLQTVIGWGETGAALCRADIDKLAFTGSTGTGKKVMAACAENLTPVVIEAGGKDALIVDEDADLEAAADAAAWGAFSNAGQTCIGVERVYVHEKVHEEFVALLSEKARAVHAGTDADAKLGPMTMTSQLEVVRRHVDDALARGGRAVVGGPEPVDERFAQPVVLVDVPEDSLAVTEETFGPTVVVNKVACMDEAIERTNAGKYGLGGAVFSGRRGPEIARQLRSGMTSVNSVIAFAGIPSLPFGGVGDSGFGRIHGADGLREFTYAKAVTRQRMKPVLNLTTFERTTEQDTLFVTLLTALHGRASQISKRPLRERVQAVRDRRRG from the coding sequence ATGAGCGAGCACACCGAGAGCCCGGACAAGCTGGAGTCGATGGACCCGGCGACCGGCGACGTCGTGGGCGTGCACGCCGTGGACGACACCGCCTCGGTCGACGCCGCGGTCGCCCGCGCCCGGGCCTCGGCCGGCTGGTGGGCCGGCCTCGGCTTCGACGGACGGGCCGAGGTCCTCGGCCAGTGGCGGGCGGTGCTGACCCGCCGGATGGCCCAGCTCGCCGACGTCGTGCACGCCGAGACCGGCAAGCCGCACGCCGACGCCCAGCTCGAGATCGGGCTGGCCATCGACCACCTCGCCTGGATCGGCTCGAAGGCCGAGAAGGTGCTGGGGCGCCACCGGGTCTCCTCGGGGCTGCTGCTGGCCAACCACTCGGCGTCGGTGGAGTACCGGCCGCTGGGCGTGGTCGGCGTGATCGGCCCGTGGAACTACCCGGTCTTCACCCCGATGGGGTCCATCGCCTACGCGCTGGGCGCCGGCAACACGGTGGTCTTCAAGCCCAGCGAGCTGACCCCGGGCGTCGGGGTCTGGCTGGCCGACAGCCTGCGCGAGGTCGTCCCGGACCAGCACCTGCTGCAGACGGTGATCGGCTGGGGCGAGACCGGGGCGGCGCTGTGCCGCGCCGACATCGACAAGCTGGCCTTCACCGGCTCGACCGGGACCGGCAAGAAGGTGATGGCCGCCTGCGCCGAGAACCTCACCCCGGTCGTCATCGAGGCCGGCGGCAAGGACGCGCTGATCGTCGACGAGGACGCCGACCTCGAGGCCGCCGCCGACGCCGCTGCCTGGGGCGCCTTCTCCAACGCCGGGCAGACCTGCATCGGGGTCGAGCGGGTCTACGTGCACGAGAAGGTCCACGAGGAGTTCGTGGCTCTGCTCTCCGAGAAGGCCCGCGCCGTGCACGCCGGCACCGACGCCGACGCCAAGCTCGGCCCGATGACGATGACGTCGCAGCTCGAGGTGGTGCGCCGTCACGTCGACGACGCCCTGGCCCGCGGCGGACGTGCCGTGGTCGGGGGCCCGGAGCCGGTGGACGAGCGCTTCGCCCAGCCCGTCGTGCTCGTCGACGTGCCCGAGGACTCGCTCGCCGTCACCGAGGAGACCTTCGGCCCCACGGTCGTGGTCAACAAGGTGGCCTGCATGGACGAGGCCATCGAGCGCACCAACGCCGGCAAGTACGGCCTGGGCGGGGCCGTCTTCTCCGGACGCCGCGGCCCCGAGATCGCGCGCCAGCTGCGCTCGGGCATGACCTCGGTCAACTCCGTGATCGCCTTCGCCGGCATCCCCTCGCTGCCCTTCGGCGGCGTCGGTGACTCCGGCTTCGGTCGCATCCACGGTGCCGACGGACTGCGCGAGTTCACCTACGCCAAGGCGGTGACCCGCCAGCGGATGAAGCCGGTGCTCAACCTGACCACCTTCGAGCGCACCACCGAGCAGGACACGCTCTTCGTCACCCTGCTCACCGCGCTGCACGGGCGGGCCAGCCAGATCAGCAAGCGACCGCTGCGCGAGCGGGTGCAGGCGGTCCGGGACCGGCGCCGCGGCTGA